One genomic region from Pyxicephalus adspersus chromosome 1, UCB_Pads_2.0, whole genome shotgun sequence encodes:
- the DYRK1A gene encoding dual specificity tyrosine-phosphorylation-regulated kinase 1A gives MHTGGETSTCKPSSVRLAPSFSFHAAGLQMAGQMPHSHQQYSDRRQQNLNDQQVPALPFTDQIQQPLPNQRRMPQTFRDPTTAPLRKLSVDLIKTYKHINEVYYAKKKRRHQQGQGDDSSHKKERKVYNDGYDDDNYDYIVKNGEKWMDRYEIDSLIGKGSFGQVVKAYDRVEQEWVAIKIIKNKKAFLNQAQIEVRLLELMNKHDTEMKYYIVHLKRHFMFRNHLCLVFEMLSYNLYDLLRNTNFRGVSLNLTRKFAQQMCTALLFLATPELSIIHCDLKPENILLCNPKRSAIKIVDFGSSCQLGQRIYQYIQSRFYRSPEVLLGMPYDLAIDMWSLGCILVEMHTGEPLFSGANEVDQMNKIVEVLGIPPAHILDQAPKARKFFEKTPDGTWNLKKTKDGKKEYKPPGTRKLHNILGVETGGPGGRRAGESGHTVADYLKFKDLILRMLDYDPKTRIQPYYALQHSFFKKTADEGTNTSNSVSTSPAMEQSQSSGTTSSTSSSSGGSSGTSNSGRARSDPTHQHRHSGGHFTAAVQAMDCEAHSPQVRQPFPPPVGWTVTEAPTQVTIETHPVQETTFHVPPSQNVSHHHGHSSHHHHHHHHHHHGQQSLGSRTRPRVYNSPSNSSSTQDSMEVGHSHHSMTSLSSSTTSSSTSSSSTGNQGNQAYQNRPMAANTLDFGQNGTMDVNLTVYSNPRQETGITGHPTYQYSTNTGPAHYVTEGHLTMRQGIDREESPMTGVCVQQSPVASS, from the exons ATGCATACAG gAGGAGAGACTTCAACATGCAAACCGTCATCTGTCCGGCTTGCACCCTCATTTTCATTCCATGCTGCCGGTCTACAGATGGCTGGACAAATGCCGCACTCTCATCAGCAGTACAGTGACCGGCGTCAGCAGAACCTAAATGACCAACAAGTACCTGCCTTACCTTTCACTGACCAGATTCAGCAACCGTTGCCTAACCAG CGGCGGATGCCCCAAACTTTTCGTGATCCGACTACAGCACCTTTAAGGAAACTGTCAGTTGACTtgattaaaacatacaaacatattaaTGAG GTCTACTATGCAAAAAAGAAGCGGCGGCATCAGCAAGGACAAGGGGATGATTCCAGTCACAAAAAGGAGAGAAAGGTATACAATGATGGCTATGATGACGACAACTATGATTACATCGTAAAGAATGGCGAGAAGTGGATGGATCGCTATGAGATCGATTCCTtaattgggaaaggttcatttgGCCAG gtTGTCAAAGCATATGATCGCGTGGAGCAGGAGTGGGTGGCAATTAAAAtcataaagaacaagaaagctTTTCTAAATCAAGCGCAGATTGAAGTCCGACTTCTAGAGCTGATGAACAAACATGACACTGAGATGAAATACTATATTG tgCATTTGAAGCGCCATTTTATGTTCCGAAACCACCTCTGCCTCGTGTTTGAAATGCTTTCCTACAACCTCTACGACTTACTACGCAACACCAACTTTCGTGGTGTTTCTCTCAACCTGACACGAAAGTTTGCACAGCAGATGTGCACTGCACTGCTATTCCTGGCAACTCCAGAGCTGAGTATCATTCACTGTGACCTAAAGCCCGAAAATATCCTGCTTTGTAATCCCAAGCGAAGCGCCATTAAGATTGTCGACTTTGGAAGCTCCTGCCAACTAGGGCAAAGG ATATACCAATATATTCAGTCCCGATTCTATCGGTCTCCAGAAGTTTTACTGGGAATGCCTTATGACCTTGCGATTGACATGTGGTCCCTTGGGTGCATTTTAGTAGAAATGCATACTGGAGAACCCCTCTTTAGTGGAGCCAATGAA GTCGACCAGATGAATAAAATAGTGGAAGTTTTGGGAATCCCACCTGCTCACATACTCGACCAAGCACCAAAAGCCAGGAAGTTCTTTGAGAAGACGCCAGATGGCACTTGGAACTTAAAGAAGACCAAAGACGGGAAAAAG GAGTACAAACCACCAGGAACACGGAAACTTCATAATATACTTGGAGTGGAAACTGGAGGTCCAGGAGGTCGGCGGGCGGGGGAATCGGGTCACACTGTAGCGGACTACTTGAAGTTTAAAGACCTCATTTTAAGGATGCTAGATTACGATCCCAAAACACGGATCCAACCTTACTATGCTCTGCAACATAGTTTCTTCAAGAAAACTGCTGACGAAGGTACAAACACAAGTAACAGTGTATCTACAAGTCCAGCTATGGAGCAGTCTCAGTCATCGGGAACCACCTCAAGCACATCTTCTAGCTCAG GTGGCTCATCTGGGACGAGTAATAGTGGAAGAGCAAGGTCTGATCCAACCCATCAACACCGACACAGTGGAGGACACTTTACTGCTGCTGTTCAAGCTATGGACTGTGAGGCGCACAGTCCTCAG GTTCGACAACCGTTTCCTCCGCCAGTGGGTTGGACAGTCACTGAAGCCCCCACACAGGTCACCATTGAAACCCACCCAGTCCAAGAGACAACATTTCACGTTCCCCCTTCACAAAACGTATCACATCATCATGGGCATAGTTctcaccaccatcatcaccatcaccatcatcaccatGGACAGCAGTCACTGGGCAGCCGGACGAGGCCCAGGGTCTATAACTCGCCATCCAACAGCTCCTCCACCCAAGATTCTATGGAGGTCGGTCATAGCCACCACTCCATGACATCCTTGTCTTCCTCAACTACTTCTTCCTCAACCTCTTCTTCGTCAACTGGCAACCAAGGCAACCAGGCCTACCAAAATCGCCCTATGGCTGCTAACACCTTGGACTTTGGACAGAATGGAACTATGGACGTTAATTTAACAGTCTATTCAAATCCTCGCCAAGAGACTGGCATCACTGGCCATCCGACGTACCAATATTCTACAAACACAGGCCCTGCCCACTATGTAACTGAGGGACATCTGACAATGAGGCAAGGCATTGATAGAGAAGAATCTCCCATGACAGGAGTTTGTGTTCAGCAAAGTCCTGTCGCAAGCTCGTGA